The following nucleotide sequence is from Bacillota bacterium.
ATGCAAAATTAACTGAACCTTGAAAAATTCATATATTAGGCGCTTAATTTGTCCCAAATGGTTGTTGATACCGGATCTGTGACATCATTTACCTGTTTACTTTTAAGGTCTCTTGATGTTACATTTATAATGTACACAACATTACCTTGAGCAGGAGTATCAAGCATATCGGTTATTATGAACTTGATATTTTCAAGGGTAGCATTATAGCCGTTTTTGACAATTGCCAGCTTAACTTTACCAATATCAGGTAATATAACTCTTCAACAAATCTTTCTTCAAGATAATCAAGCCGCTCTCTTTTTTCTGCCACAAATATGGAAAAAAGCCTTCCTTCACTTATATCTTGGTCTCCTTCAGCAAAAGAGCATATTATTACGCCTTCCCCTTTTTCACGCGTATAGCTGTACACTCTAATATCTTCCGCTATCCTTTCAATCGTTGTACCTGGCTTCAGGTAGTAATACCTGCTCCTATAGGCTTTATCATTTCCGAGCATCCCGGGTATGAAAGAAACATATGTGGAAAGCGAAAAGCGGCCGTTTATTTCAACTATGGGAATTATCACCCCTTCCCCGGCCCCGGTAATTATCGAATCTATGCTGGCAAAGCCATAATAGCCTTTCTCCCATAATTTGCGCCCTATCTTTATTGCACACTCTTCATAGTAATTCCTCTGGCTGTCCGTTAATCCATCAGCAAGCGGGAATTCGCTTCCTATGTAGACAGAACCCTTGTTTATTTGACGCTTGGGCGGTATATAGCAAAGGCGTCCCGACTTGTGGATATATATCTGGTAATTTAAGTCTATTAAGGTATCATGCCACCTTTCAACTATCAGGTCCGTTCTCTTGTCCTTGTTTTTATTCTTACCCAGTATGACCATCAACAGTTGATAATCCTTCTCTGAATCAACAATAAACATCCCCTTGCCGGAGGCGCCATACGCCTCCTTTACAACTATCCTGTTGACACAAGGATTGTTTTTTAAACTGTCAACGGCTGCTTTCGCTTCTTCCACAGTATGACAGATATATCCTTCCGTCACCGGCAATCCCAGTTCCTCTGCCAATATCCTCGCATTTGTTTTGTTGTTTACCCACGCAGTAATGCCTTCAGCAGCACCAATCAATTTGCACCCTGACCTTAATGATATTTCCTCTTCAAAACGCGTTATGGCGTACGGGGCTAATTCAACCTCATTGATTGACCCCTTGGAATTTAGATTTTTAAGCTTTTCTAGCAGTTTTTCATCCCTTAAGATGAGCTCCGATATGCTGCATTGTCCATTTTCACTGCCATAACTTTCAGGAACATATATTTCCGGCTCTCCAAAACCTATCCCCTGCAAATGATCCAGCAATACATCCGAAGGCTTTTCCCTCTGTATGACAATATCGCCCTCAGAAGCCAACAACAGGCATAGCTGTTCCGTCCTGTTGACTGTGCGTGTATTTCCTTTATATGTTACCTGGGGAAGCACATGCGGGTGATTTTCGCCCCATACACTCTCTGCCCCGATATTGAGCCACCATACATGTTTAGTGTTTATACTGCCGCTGCCGATAAATTTTTTAAATAGGGAGACACCTGTCATTTTTGCATCCTGCTTTCAATGTATGACACTAATTTCCTTATATTTCGGAAATTCTCGAAGTTCAAATCCTCATCGTCAAACTCAAACCCAAATTCCCCTTCAATTGCGACAATGACCTTTATCGAGTTGATGGAGTTCATCCCTAAATTCATTAAATCATCTTCGATTCCTACCTCTTCAATCGGAACTGTCAATTCCACAACTTCTTTTATTAACTCCCTCACCTTTGCTTCATTTCCTGCGACATTTGCTTAACCCCCTATAATATGCTGCAATTGTTTTTCTGCCTATCTTCCTTAAAAAGCCTGTCCGGCTAAAAAGTCTTCCCTTGTGCCGCGTCTTCGTATAAGCCAGTGTCTATCTCCATCAATTAATACCTCCGCTGGGGCAGGGTGGCTTAAAAAATCCTTCATGCTCGCAGACAACCCGTACGCCCCTGACTTAAGGATGGCTATTACGTCTCCTTCATTTATAACGGGCAATTCAACACCCTGTGCCAATACATCCGTCGGGGTGCACAATGGACCTACTATATCAACCACTTCCCTTTCATTGATGCTTTGCTTCCCAACAACCTCGATGGGAAAATTATGCCTTATGAATCTTCCTATGCCTGCAGCCGAGGCATGGTTATTTGAGCCGCCATCGGTAATGATAAATGTTTTCCCTCGAGAATGCTTCTTGTATAAAACCCTGGTTAGAAAAACACCACTTTCAGCAACAAGGAAACGCCCGCTTTCCACAAGCAGGTCCATGTTCTCGTAGTCAAATATTGTTGAATTTTCATGAAACAATTCATATAAACCTTCCTTCAAAAGCTTTAAATCCAATTCTTTTTCCCCAGGGAAATACGGGATGCCAAACCCTCCGCCAAAATCGATTAGCTTGACTTTCACTCCACAGTCGTTCTGCATCGTTTTCGCAAGGTTAAATATATTTTTAAAGTTTTCCACCAATACCCCGGCATCCAGCACCTGTGTGCCCATATAAACATGCAGTCCTTCAAGTATAACATTATTACATTTTCCTGCCTCCTCGACGAATTCGCCCAGTCTTTCCTCGTCAA
It contains:
- a CDS encoding ATP-grasp domain-containing protein, whose amino-acid sequence is MTGVSLFKKFIGSGSINTKHVWWLNIGAESVWGENHPHVLPQVTYKGNTRTVNRTEQLCLLLASEGDIVIQREKPSDVLLDHLQGIGFGEPEIYVPESYGSENGQCSISELILRDEKLLEKLKNLNSKGSINEVELAPYAITRFEEEISLRSGCKLIGAAEGITAWVNNKTNARILAEELGLPVTEGYICHTVEEAKAAVDSLKNNPCVNRIVVKEAYGASGKGMFIVDSEKDYQLLMVILGKNKNKDKRTDLIVERWHDTLIDLNYQIYIHKSGRLCYIPPKRQINKGSVYIGSEFPLADGLTDSQRNYYEECAIKIGRKLWEKGYYGFASIDSIITGAGEGVIIPIVEINGRFSLSTYVSFIPGMLGNDKAYRSRYYYLKPGTTIERIAEDIRVYSYTREKGEGVIICSFAEGDQDISEGRLFSIFVAEKRERLDYLEERFVEELYYLILVKLSWQLSKTAIMLPLKISSS
- the lysA gene encoding diaminopimelate decarboxylase, whose product is MDISNYMRIINAYGTPLYIYDLGKIISQIKILKKALIREVKIFYSLKANPSIGLLTYIKDHVSGVEVSSEGELYLARHVGIPAEKIIFVGPGKTEEELRYAIESDILSIAVESFSELNKINYISRQLDKKTRIAVRLNPKFEVGGARIKMGGSVKQFGIDEERLGEFVEEAGKCNNVILEGLHVYMGTQVLDAGVLVENFKNIFNLAKTMQNDCGVKVKLIDFGGGFGIPYFPGEKELDLKLLKEGLYELFHENSTIFDYENMDLLVESGRFLVAESGVFLTRVLYKKHSRGKTFIITDGGSNNHASAAGIGRFIRHNFPIEVVGKQSINEREVVDIVGPLCTPTDVLAQGVELPVINEGDVIAILKSGAYGLSASMKDFLSHPAPAEVLIDGDRHWLIRRRGTREDFLAGQAF